The following are encoded in a window of Amphibacillus xylanus NBRC 15112 genomic DNA:
- a CDS encoding RnfABCDGE type electron transport complex subunit D, whose protein sequence is MVEKYEFDTNGLVMSPSPHLFSKRTSAWIMQQVIIALIFPAIAGTYFFGLKVLIMLFVGIFSSVLFEYLYQKISRKKVTISDYSAVVTGMLIALSLPVTAPLWSIILGSGFAILIVKQIPGGIGRNVFNPAVAARVMLKLFFSPWITNWVTPEPDVVATATPLESIGYFSKTVPEEIPDLWDLFLGIGLGGNIGETSKLAILIGLAYLVIRGIINLKIPVLYVLTVAIIMSIYGDFSFTYMMSHVLSGTLLFGATYMATDYSSGPLTPDGKTVFAIGCGMLTAVIRIVFNFPGGVGFAILIMNALAPTIDKYLAPRIYGHKKRILRNSLN, encoded by the coding sequence ATGGTGGAGAAATATGAATTTGATACAAATGGTTTAGTAATGTCTCCATCACCTCATTTATTTTCAAAACGAACATCAGCTTGGATTATGCAACAGGTGATTATTGCATTAATTTTCCCTGCGATAGCTGGCACATACTTCTTCGGTTTAAAGGTTTTAATAATGCTTTTTGTCGGAATCTTTTCAAGTGTGTTGTTCGAATATTTATATCAAAAAATAAGTAGGAAAAAAGTTACGATCTCCGATTATAGTGCTGTAGTGACAGGAATGTTAATAGCACTTAGCTTACCAGTTACGGCACCACTATGGTCCATTATTCTAGGAAGTGGATTTGCTATACTAATCGTTAAACAAATTCCGGGTGGAATTGGAAGAAACGTATTTAATCCCGCTGTTGCTGCTCGAGTTATGTTAAAACTATTTTTCTCACCATGGATAACAAATTGGGTTACGCCAGAACCAGATGTTGTAGCTACTGCGACTCCTTTAGAATCTATTGGTTACTTTTCAAAGACTGTACCAGAGGAAATACCTGATTTATGGGATTTATTTTTAGGTATTGGTTTAGGTGGAAATATTGGTGAAACATCAAAATTAGCTATATTAATTGGATTAGCATATCTAGTCATTCGAGGGATAATTAATCTTAAAATTCCAGTGTTATATGTTTTAACTGTTGCCATTATCATGTCAATCTACGGTGACTTTAGTTTTACGTATATGATGTCACACGTATTAAGTGGAACACTCTTGTTTGGTGCCACGTATATGGCGACTGATTATAGCTCGGGTCCATTAACTCCAGATGGGAAAACAGTATTTGCAATTGGCTGTGGAATGTTAACGGCAGTGATAAGAATCGTATTTAATTTTCCTGGTGGTGTAGGTTTTGCTATATTAATTATGAATGCTTTAGCACCAACAATTGATAAGTATTTAGCACCTAGAATTTATGGGCATAAAAAACGTATATTAAGAAACAGTCTTAATTAA
- the rsxC gene encoding electron transport complex subunit RsxC — protein MKIKLMRKREGVYNEVRKERTDERPIEAATVPEYLVFPLNMHIGAPANPIVEVGDKVKIGTLIAEKKGNISANIYASVSGEVFDISDQPTVKGIAPCITIKNNYKEEWEEPFYSENDKLTVTQMKEVIDKAGIVGMGGATFPTSVKLSPPSGTRIDTLIINGAECEPYSTADHRLMVEHAVELIEGVRILARILDVNQVYVALESDTHDSAEEMKKIIDQEDHIDIVELETIYPQGSEKNLIKKLTNREVPSGGLPADVHTVVVNVATALAVYEAIHLRRPSIERITTVSGEPIKEPKNLRVRIGTPISYLIDDCHGFCTNPGKMIHGGPMMGTTINSGRIPITKGTSVITFLEKGEALRSDRTSCIKCSECLNVCPVSLQPILISQAYENGDLDKAERLGALDCIDCGNCSYICPAKIPLLDNIRAAKKEIRSRQEAK, from the coding sequence ATGAAAATTAAATTAATGCGAAAAAGAGAAGGTGTCTATAATGAAGTGAGAAAAGAGCGCACTGATGAACGTCCAATTGAAGCAGCAACAGTACCTGAATATCTTGTATTTCCGTTAAATATGCATATAGGTGCTCCTGCAAATCCAATAGTTGAAGTAGGAGATAAAGTAAAAATAGGAACCCTCATAGCAGAGAAAAAAGGTAATATATCTGCTAATATTTATGCTTCAGTTTCAGGTGAGGTATTTGATATATCTGATCAACCAACTGTAAAGGGAATTGCCCCATGTATAACAATCAAAAATAACTATAAAGAAGAGTGGGAAGAACCATTCTATAGTGAAAATGATAAATTAACAGTTACGCAAATGAAAGAAGTCATAGATAAAGCTGGGATTGTCGGTATGGGTGGTGCAACTTTTCCTACATCAGTAAAATTATCACCACCAAGTGGTACACGAATTGATACTTTGATTATTAATGGTGCAGAATGTGAACCATATTCAACCGCTGATCATCGATTAATGGTTGAACATGCAGTTGAATTAATTGAAGGTGTACGAATATTAGCCAGGATTTTAGATGTTAATCAAGTTTATGTTGCATTAGAAAGTGATACACATGATAGTGCTGAAGAAATGAAAAAAATTATCGATCAAGAAGATCATATTGACATCGTCGAATTAGAAACGATTTATCCTCAAGGATCAGAAAAAAATCTAATTAAGAAATTGACAAATCGTGAAGTTCCCTCTGGTGGATTACCTGCAGATGTACATACGGTTGTAGTTAATGTAGCAACCGCCTTAGCCGTTTACGAAGCCATTCATTTAAGACGTCCTTCAATTGAAAGAATTACCACTGTTTCTGGTGAGCCTATCAAAGAACCAAAAAATTTACGAGTTAGAATTGGCACCCCAATTAGCTATTTAATTGATGATTGTCATGGTTTTTGTACTAATCCAGGCAAGATGATACACGGTGGACCAATGATGGGTACAACAATAAATTCTGGTAGAATCCCAATTACAAAAGGAACATCCGTTATTACTTTTTTAGAAAAGGGAGAAGCGTTACGTTCTGATCGAACTTCGTGTATAAAATGTTCTGAATGTCTAAACGTGTGTCCTGTTAGTTTGCAACCAATATTAATTAGTCAAGCATATGAAAATGGCGATTTAGATAAAGCCGAGAGACTAGGAGCGTTAGACTGTATTGATTGCGGCAATTGTTCATATATTTGTCCTGCTAAAATTCCACTACTAGATAATATAAGAGCAGCTAAAAAGGAAATTCGCTCACGTCAGGAGGCAAAATAA
- the rpsR gene encoding 30S ribosomal protein S18 has protein sequence MAPRRGGRSRRRKVCYFTANGITHIDYKDVDLLRKFISERGKILPRRVTGTSAKYQRKLTRAIKRARQMALLPFVAE, from the coding sequence ATGGCACCTCGTCGAGGAGGACGCTCAAGACGTCGTAAAGTATGCTATTTCACAGCAAATGGCATTACACATATTGATTATAAAGATGTTGATTTATTAAGAAAGTTCATTTCAGAACGCGGTAAAATTTTACCACGTCGTGTAACAGGAACTTCAGCTAAATATCAACGTAAATTAACTAGAGCAATTAAACGTGCTCGTCAAATGGCGTTATTACCATTTGTAGCTGAATAA
- the ssb gene encoding single-stranded DNA-binding protein gives MLNRVVLVGRLTKDPDLRYTANGTAVANFTVAVNRPFTNQQGDREADFINCVIWRKPAENLANYMGKGSLIGVDGRIQTRSYDGQDGKRVYVTEVVADTVQFLESRNSNRGTSAGSGEQGSGSNPFEQHQNQQQMPSQNQFNQQSNVSENLEPIDISDDDLPF, from the coding sequence ATGTTAAATCGTGTCGTATTAGTTGGCAGATTAACGAAGGATCCGGACTTGCGCTATACTGCAAATGGAACTGCAGTAGCTAATTTTACTGTAGCCGTAAACAGACCATTTACAAACCAACAAGGAGATCGAGAAGCAGATTTTATTAACTGTGTCATTTGGAGAAAACCAGCAGAAAACTTGGCAAACTACATGGGTAAGGGAAGCCTCATCGGTGTAGATGGTCGAATCCAAACAAGATCTTATGATGGACAAGATGGCAAGAGGGTTTACGTTACAGAAGTTGTAGCTGATACTGTTCAATTTTTAGAAAGTAGAAATAGTAACAGAGGAACTTCTGCGGGCAGTGGTGAACAAGGGTCTGGAAGTAATCCATTTGAGCAACACCAGAACCAACAGCAAATGCCAAGTCAGAATCAATTCAATCAGCAAAGCAATGTAAGTGAAAACTTAGAACCAATTGATATATCAGATGATGATCTACCATTTTAG
- the rpsF gene encoding 30S ribosomal protein S6, translating to MTKYEIMYIIRPNIEDEAKTGVIERFNSILTDNGAEIEKVDEKGKKRFAYEINDFTDGYYVVINFKSDERAINEFDRLAKFSDDILRHLIVREED from the coding sequence ATGACAAAATATGAGATTATGTACATCATCCGACCAAATATTGAAGATGAGGCAAAAACAGGCGTTATTGAACGTTTTAACTCAATTCTTACTGATAATGGTGCGGAAATCGAAAAAGTTGATGAAAAAGGCAAAAAACGTTTTGCATATGAAATCAATGATTTCACTGATGGATACTACGTTGTAATCAACTTTAAGTCTGATGAGAGAGCAATTAACGAATTCGATCGTTTGGCTAAATTCTCTGATGATATTCTTCGTCACTTAATCGTACGTGAAGAAGACTAA
- the ychF gene encoding redox-regulated ATPase YchF, which yields MALTAGIVGLPNVGKSTLFNAITQAGAEAANYPFCTIDPNVGIVEVPDHRLSKLTELVKPKKTVPTAFEFTDIAGIVKGASKGEGLGNQFLSHIRQVDAICHVVRCFQDENITHVSGKVDPIADIETINLELILADLETISKRIDRVEKLARQKDKDAIFEFEILSKLRDAFEVERPARSIEFTDEQIKYVKGLHLLTQKPVLYVANVSEDGIQDADQNPYVQKVREYAEQEQAEVVVISAKVESEIAELDGEEKQMFLEELGIPESGLDQLIRATYHLLGLATYFTAGEQEVRAWTFRKGTKAPQAAGIIHTDFERGFIRAETVSYDDLLDAGSMAVARERGKVRLEGKEYIVQDGDVIHFRFNV from the coding sequence ATGGCATTGACAGCAGGAATAGTAGGCCTTCCAAACGTCGGAAAATCGACATTATTTAATGCGATAACACAGGCGGGAGCAGAGGCAGCTAACTACCCGTTTTGTACAATTGATCCAAACGTTGGGATTGTAGAGGTACCAGACCATCGTTTGAGTAAATTAACAGAACTAGTTAAGCCGAAAAAAACAGTCCCAACTGCATTTGAATTTACAGATATTGCAGGGATTGTAAAAGGTGCAAGTAAAGGTGAAGGATTAGGGAATCAATTTTTATCACATATTCGTCAGGTAGATGCAATTTGTCATGTTGTTCGTTGTTTTCAAGATGAAAATATTACGCATGTATCAGGTAAAGTTGACCCAATTGCAGATATTGAAACAATTAATTTGGAGTTAATTCTAGCAGATCTAGAAACTATCTCAAAAAGAATTGACCGCGTAGAAAAATTAGCGAGACAAAAAGATAAGGATGCAATTTTTGAATTTGAAATCTTATCTAAACTTAGAGATGCTTTTGAAGTAGAGCGACCAGCTCGTTCTATTGAATTTACAGATGAGCAAATTAAGTATGTAAAAGGTTTGCATTTATTAACTCAAAAACCAGTTCTTTATGTAGCGAATGTATCTGAAGATGGTATTCAAGATGCAGATCAAAATCCATATGTGCAAAAAGTTCGTGAGTATGCTGAACAAGAGCAAGCAGAAGTAGTTGTCATTAGTGCTAAGGTTGAATCAGAAATAGCTGAACTCGACGGGGAAGAAAAACAAATGTTCCTTGAAGAATTAGGTATTCCTGAATCTGGTTTAGATCAATTAATTAGAGCAACGTATCATCTATTAGGTTTAGCAACATATTTTACAGCTGGTGAGCAAGAAGTTAGGGCATGGACCTTTAGAAAAGGGACGAAAGCTCCTCAAGCAGCTGGAATTATTCACACAGATTTTGAAAGAGGATTTATCCGAGCTGAAACAGTATCTTATGATGACTTATTAGATGCAGGTTCAATGGCTGTTGCTAGAGAACGTGGTAAAGTTCGTTTAGAAGGAAAAGAATATATTGTGCAAGATGGTGACGTGATTCATTTCCGCTTTAATGTTTAA
- a CDS encoding DUF951 domain-containing protein: MNKEFQLHDYVEMKKPHPCGENKWQIIRMGMDIRIKCQGCNHSVLIPRKKFEKGIKKVISSDVEG, encoded by the coding sequence ATGAATAAAGAATTTCAATTGCATGATTATGTTGAAATGAAAAAACCGCATCCATGTGGTGAGAATAAGTGGCAAATTATTAGAATGGGTATGGATATTCGAATAAAATGTCAAGGTTGTAACCACAGTGTATTAATTCCACGTAAAAAGTTCGAAAAAGGGATAAAAAAGGTTATTAGTTCAGATGTCGAAGGTTAA
- a CDS encoding YkvI family membrane protein, translating into MKKIIQLIFLILGTVIGAGYASGREIWLFFGPNSGRAIILFTLIFAVACYCTLKIAYQYQTHHYQQIFDQLFHKSTSWIYDLLMFVYLLLTTIIMIAGSGAVLEVYHIPVWVGIVIMAIMVFWAFSFSIDQVIELNSILVPILIGLLLAVLISFLAKEQHLEYAQQPVNYIKTIAFTSVNLLPIISVIGAIGHKISNKSTVFYTSLISSVILGTVTLIYNYGLTLIQLEIDQFQMPIYGILIRFPNYVLLVVSIIIWLAIFGTVVGLLLGLVTRIQNKYNVSQLKIVMILFTVLTPFAFSGFQTLIELIYPIYGVINSFILLKLILYPIKDAINKK; encoded by the coding sequence ATGAAAAAAATCATACAATTAATATTTTTAATCTTAGGAACTGTAATTGGTGCAGGTTATGCATCAGGAAGGGAAATATGGTTATTCTTTGGCCCTAATAGTGGACGAGCTATCATATTATTTACGTTAATTTTTGCAGTTGCGTGTTATTGTACATTAAAAATTGCTTACCAATATCAAACGCATCACTATCAACAAATATTTGATCAATTATTTCATAAAAGTACGAGTTGGATATACGATTTACTCATGTTTGTATATTTACTATTAACGACAATAATTATGATTGCTGGTAGTGGAGCGGTTTTGGAGGTATATCACATTCCCGTTTGGGTAGGGATTGTAATAATGGCCATTATGGTTTTTTGGGCATTTAGTTTTTCGATTGACCAAGTCATTGAATTAAACTCTATATTAGTGCCAATCTTAATTGGTTTATTGTTAGCGGTATTAATTAGTTTTCTAGCTAAAGAACAACACCTCGAGTATGCTCAACAACCAGTGAATTATATTAAAACAATTGCTTTTACATCGGTGAATTTATTGCCGATTATATCTGTAATTGGGGCAATCGGTCATAAAATTAGTAATAAATCAACTGTATTTTATACGAGCTTAATATCTTCGGTTATATTAGGAACCGTAACGTTAATATATAATTATGGTTTAACACTGATTCAATTAGAAATAGACCAATTTCAAATGCCGATATACGGAATCTTGATTAGATTTCCTAATTACGTGCTATTGGTCGTGTCAATCATCATTTGGCTTGCAATATTTGGAACAGTGGTAGGCTTATTGCTAGGTTTAGTTACGAGAATACAAAATAAATATAACGTAAGCCAACTGAAAATTGTAATGATTTTATTTACTGTTTTAACACCATTTGCTTTCTCGGGTTTTCAAACATTAATTGAACTGATCTATCCAATATACGGCGTCATTAATAGTTTTATATTACTTAAATTAATTTTATATCCAATTAAAGACGCAATAAATAAAAAATGA
- the yyaC gene encoding spore protease YyaC, which yields MKLSRHSHKQSTKVSVSYKDSFVEQYIGQFIYQWLPIDSSEFVIACIGSDRSTGDALGPLVGSLLNKRKHSVYHVYGTLEKPIHALNIKERLDYIKQKHQNAFIVAVDACLGRSQSVGNINASIGPLRPGLALKKDLPEVGHLNITGIVNISSPIDFITLQNTRLNLVFKQAEIISRALSYAEYLFFNDDKISNQS from the coding sequence ATGAAATTATCTCGTCATTCTCATAAACAATCAACAAAGGTAAGTGTATCTTATAAAGATTCATTTGTTGAACAATATATCGGTCAATTTATTTATCAGTGGTTACCCATTGATTCATCAGAATTTGTTATTGCTTGTATTGGTTCAGACCGTTCAACCGGTGATGCGCTGGGTCCGCTCGTTGGTTCTTTACTAAATAAGCGAAAGCATTCAGTCTATCATGTTTATGGAACATTAGAAAAACCAATTCATGCATTAAATATTAAGGAAAGATTAGATTATATTAAACAAAAACACCAAAATGCATTTATTGTCGCAGTAGATGCTTGCTTAGGGAGAAGCCAATCTGTTGGTAATATAAATGCTAGTATTGGTCCATTAAGGCCTGGTCTCGCCTTAAAGAAGGATTTACCCGAAGTTGGTCATTTAAATATCACAGGAATAGTCAATATCAGTTCACCAATAGACTTCATAACATTACAAAACACACGTTTAAACCTTGTATTTAAACAAGCTGAAATTATCTCACGCGCGCTTTCTTATGCTGAATATCTATTTTTTAACGATGATAAAATTTCTAATCAATCTTAG
- a CDS encoding ParB/RepB/Spo0J family partition protein: MARGLGKGINAFFPELDTQEDDANQIIELDITELRPNPYQPRKSFQVEAIEELKNSIIEYGIIQPLLVRKVIKGYEIIAGERRYRAAKEANLEKIPVIVKELNDQKMMELALLENLQRENLTPVEEAQAYVNLMKSYQLTQEELSKKLGKSRPHIANHVRLLQLPTQAIAMLNSGELSMGHGRALLSLKNKAKIKDVIAKITKEKLNVRQVEQLVHQLNETKSRPSKSRTKKDVFIVQFEDKLRERLGTGVKIVQGKNKGKIEIEFFNQDDLNRIVELLD; encoded by the coding sequence GTGGCGAGAGGGTTAGGTAAGGGAATTAATGCATTTTTTCCTGAGTTAGATACGCAAGAAGATGACGCTAATCAAATTATCGAACTTGATATTACAGAATTACGACCAAATCCATATCAACCGAGAAAATCATTTCAAGTAGAAGCGATTGAAGAATTAAAAAATTCAATTATTGAATATGGTATAATTCAACCATTACTCGTACGGAAAGTAATAAAAGGTTATGAGATTATTGCTGGTGAAAGACGTTATCGTGCAGCAAAAGAAGCAAATTTAGAAAAAATTCCTGTCATTGTTAAAGAGTTAAATGACCAAAAAATGATGGAACTTGCTTTACTTGAGAACTTACAACGAGAAAATCTCACTCCAGTAGAAGAAGCACAGGCTTATGTTAATTTAATGAAGTCATATCAGCTTACTCAAGAAGAATTATCTAAAAAACTTGGAAAAAGCCGTCCACATATTGCAAACCACGTAAGATTACTACAACTACCTACACAGGCAATTGCAATGTTAAATAGTGGCGAATTATCAATGGGTCATGGTCGAGCGTTGTTAAGTTTGAAAAATAAAGCAAAAATCAAAGATGTAATTGCTAAAATTACAAAGGAAAAATTGAATGTTAGACAGGTTGAGCAACTCGTTCATCAATTAAATGAAACGAAAAGCAGACCCTCTAAATCAAGAACGAAAAAAGATGTTTTTATTGTGCAATTTGAAGACAAACTAAGAGAACGATTAGGTACAGGTGTGAAAATTGTTCAAGGGAAAAACAAAGGTAAGATTGAAATTGAATTTTTTAATCAAGATGATTTAAATCGAATAGTAGAATTATTAGATTAA
- a CDS encoding ParA family protein has protein sequence MGKVIAVANQKGGVGKTTSAVNLSAGLAHLGNKTLLVDIDPQGNATSGLGINKADIDRCIYNVLIEDLTAADVCVSTNIPNLDVIPATIQLAGAEIELVPTISREIRLKKALESSIDKYDYIIIDCPPSLGLLTLNSLTAADSVIIPVQCEYYALEGLSQLLNTVRLVQKHLNKDLKIEGVLLTMLDARTNLGIQVIEEVKKYFQDKVYNSIIPRNVRLGEAPSHGQPIITYDPKSKGAEVYLELAKEVMGSGERVR, from the coding sequence ATGGGAAAAGTAATTGCCGTAGCCAACCAAAAGGGTGGTGTAGGTAAGACAACTTCAGCAGTGAATTTAAGTGCTGGACTAGCACACCTAGGTAATAAAACGTTATTAGTAGATATTGATCCACAGGGGAACGCCACTAGTGGTTTAGGAATTAATAAGGCCGATATTGATCGGTGTATTTATAATGTACTTATAGAAGATTTAACAGCAGCGGACGTATGTGTATCAACAAATATTCCAAATTTAGATGTTATACCCGCAACGATTCAATTAGCAGGTGCTGAAATAGAACTAGTACCAACAATTTCACGAGAAATTAGATTGAAAAAAGCACTAGAATCTTCTATTGATAAATATGACTATATCATTATTGATTGCCCTCCATCATTAGGCTTATTGACATTGAATTCATTAACAGCAGCCGATAGCGTGATTATACCAGTACAATGTGAATATTATGCGTTAGAAGGACTTAGTCAGTTATTAAATACTGTCCGTCTTGTACAAAAACACTTGAACAAAGATTTGAAAATTGAAGGTGTATTACTCACAATGCTTGATGCCCGAACAAATTTAGGCATACAAGTGATTGAAGAAGTGAAAAAGTATTTTCAGGATAAAGTTTATAACTCAATTATTCCTCGAAACGTCCGATTAGGTGAAGCTCCTAGTCATGGTCAACCAATTATTACGTATGATCCTAAATCTAAAGGTGCAGAAGTATATCTTGAATTAGCAAAGGAAGTGATGGGAAGTGGCGAGAGGGTTAGGTAA